From Solanum lycopersicum chromosome 8, SLM_r2.1, the proteins below share one genomic window:
- the LOC101250910 gene encoding leucine-rich repeat receptor-like serine/threonine-protein kinase SKM1: MANVGSKSIMCLIVFVLFYMQQVKSSSELELLLSMKTSMKDPLGSLHDWIPRSQSFCHWNGVVCDDLLHVAKIELSGKNLSGKLSETIFNFPYVELIDLSNNQLYGEIPSNISTCLALRFLNLSNNNFTGLLPQGSRIPLLETLDLSNNMISGKIPENIGLFSRLKVLDFGGNVLVGSIPKSISNISNLEFLTLASNQLIGEIPRELGLLKNLKLIYLGYNNFSGGIPEEIGGLSSLYHLDLVYNNLTGEIPLSLGNLTNLEYLFLYINKFTGPIPRSLFNLKKIVSLDLSDNFLSSEIPELISQLQNLEVLQLFANSFTGRIPNTLSSLPRLQVLQLWSNKLSGEIPKDLGKHNNLTILDLSTNNLTGKIPETICYHNHLFKLILFSNSLHGEIPVSLSHCKSLQRVRLQNNHLTGKLSPEFTELPLVYFLDISGNNLSGSISERRWDMPSLQMLNLARNKFFGTLPDSFGSKKLENLDLSENDFNGTIPKNFGELSELMELKLRSNKLSGEIPNELSSCKKIVSLDLSQNRFSGQIPTSLSQMPVLSLLDLSVNELSGEIPPNLGKVESLVLVNISHNHFHGNLPSTGAFLAINSSAVVGNQLCARGDDITSGLTPCKSLKKSSIWWFFLTFLLGILVLLVFSALVIVFTQRRRELKVKKVESSTQNGNNWEIQFFDSKASKSITLDDILGIGEFYSEISNMQMFVKKLNVNIIPTSFWTNIQEIGNIRHPNIVKILAACKSEKGGILVYEYVEGKDLSEVIGVMSWERRQKVAIGIARALKYLHSSCSPTIFIGELSSRKVIIDGKDEPRLRLSLPTTTAYVAPEYNGISEKSDIYGFGLVLIELLTGKNRGDAEFGKRESIVDWARYCYSECHLETWIEPLLKSDAVNNQNKMVEMMNVALQCTASEPAARPCASDVAKTLDSFVRSNSCGLGLKRCGSV, translated from the exons ATGGCCAACGTAGGATCAAAATCGATCATGTGTTTGATCGTGTTCGTGCTATTTTACATGCAGCAAGTCAAAAGTAGCTCTGAGCTCGAGCTACTTTTATCGATGAAAACATCAATGAAGGATCCATTAGGATCTCTTCATGATTGGATTCCGCGGTCTCAATCTTTTTGCCATTGGAATGGTGTTGTTTGTGATGACTTGTTGCATGTTGCAAAAATTGAGCTATCAGGGAAGAACCTATCTGGAAAATTATCCGAGACGATTTTCAACTTTCCATACGTTGAATTGATTGATCTCTCGAATAATCAACTCTATGGAGAAATTCCTAGTAATATCTCAACTTGTTTGGCGCTGAGATTTCTCAATCTTAGTAACAATAACTTCACAGGTCTACTTCCTCAAGGCTCGAGAATCCCACTTCTCGAGACATTGGATCTCTCAAACAACATGATTTCGGGGAAAATCCCCGAAAATATTGGTTTATTCTCAAGGCTCAAAGTTCTTGATTTTGGTGGCAATGTGTTGGTTGGGAGCATTCCGAAGTCCATTTCAAATATTTCTAATTTGGAGTTTTTGACTCTTGCTTCAAACCAACTAATAGGAGAAATCCCTCGAGAACTTGGTCTTCTGAAGAACTTGAAGCTTATTTATTTGGGATACAACAATTTCTCCGGTGGAATACCGGAAGAGATTGGTGGATTGTCTTCTTTGTACCATCTCGATCTCGTGTACAACAATCTCACAGGTGAAATCCCTTTATCTTTAGGTAATCTCACCAATCTTGAGTACCTTTTTCTTTACATAAACAAGTTCACTGGCCCGATTCCAAGATCTCTATTTAATCTCAAGAAAATCGTCTCACTTGATTTAAGCGATAATTTCTTGTCTAGTGAAATTCCTGAGCTTATTTCCCAATTACAGAATTTGGAAGTTCTACAATTGTTCGCGAACAGTTTCACTGGTAGAATTCCAAATACTTTATCTTCCTTACCTAGACTTCAAGTTCTTCAACTATGGTCTAATAAATTAAGTGGTGAGATTCCCAAGGACCTTGGAAAACACAACAATCTCACAATTCTAGACCTTTCCACCAATAACCTCACGGGTAAAATACCTGAAACCATATGTTATCACAATCATCTTTTCAAACTCATACTCTTTTCAAATTCACTTCACGGCGAAATCCCTGTAAGCTTGAGCCATTGCAAAAGCTTACAAAGGGTCCGCCTTCAAAACAACCACCTCACTGGTAAATTGTCTCCAGAATTCACAGAGCTCCCACTTGTTTACTTCCTTGATATCTCGGGAAACAATCTTTCTGGTTCCATTAGCGAAAGACGATGGGATATGCCATCACTTCAAATGCTAAATTTGGCCAGGAACAAGTTTTTCGGTACCTTGCCTGACTCTTTTGGTAGCAAGAAACTCGAAAACTTGGACTTATCTGAAAATGATTTTAACGGTACAATTCCTAAGAATTTCGGGGAGTTATCAGAGTTAATGGAGCTTAAATTACGAAGCAACAAGCTTTCAGGTGAAATCCCTAATGAATTATCTTCATGCAAGAAGATTGTGAGTCTTGATCTGAGCCAAAATCGATTTTCTGGTCAAATTCCAACTAGTCTTTCACAAATGCCAGTTCTTAGCCTACTTGATTTGTCCGTGAATGAATTATCAGGAGAAATCCCGCCTAATTTAGGGAAAGTTGAATCACTAGTGTTGGTTAACATCTCTCACAACCACTTCCATGGGAATTTACCGTCCACCGGAGCTTTCCTAGCTATAAATTCAAGTGCGGTAGTTGGAAACCAACTATGTGCCCGTGGAGACGACATTACAAGCGGCTTAACGCCTTGTAAATCGCTCAAGAAAAGCTCAATTTGGTGGTTCTTCTTGACATTTCTTCTTGGAATACTAGTTTTGCTAGTATTTTCGGCTTTAGTCATTGTATTTACTCAAAGAAGAAGAGAATTGAAGGTGAAGAAAGTGGAGAGTAGTACTCAGAATGGTAATAATTGGGAAATACAATTCTTCGATTCAAAAGCCTCGAAATCCATCACCCTAGATGACATCTTAGGGATTGGAGAGTTTTATTCCGAAATAAGTAACATGCAAATGTTCGTGAAGAAGTTGAATGTGAATATTATTCCAACAAGTTTTTGGACAAACATCCAAGAAATAGGAAATATTCGACATCCAAATATTGTGAAGATATTGGCTGCATGCAAATCGGAGAAAGGCGGTATTTTGGTTTATGAGTATGTAGAAGGTAAAGATTTGAGTGAAGTGATTGGAGTGATGAGTTGGGAACGTAGACAAAAAGTTGCTATTGGCATAGCTAGAGCATTGAAATATTTGCATTCTTCTTGTTCACCAACCATTTTCATCGGTGAACTTTCTTCCCGGAAAGTTATCATTGACGGAAAAGATGAACCTCGTCTGAGATTGAGTCTTCCCACCACTACCGCCTACGTTGCTCCAG AATACAATGGAATATCGGAGAAGAGTGATATATATGGATTTGGGCTTGTTTTGATAGAGTTATTGACTGGAAAAAATCGCGGTGATGCTGAATTTGGGAAACGTGAGAGTATAGTTGATTGGGCGCGATATTGCTACTCAGAATGTCATTTGGAGACATGGATTGAACCATTATTGAAGAGTGACGCAGTGAATAATCAGAATAAAATGGTGGAGATGATGAATGTGGCTCTTCAATGTACTGCTAGTGAGCCAGCAGCAAGGCCTTGTGCTAGTGATGTTGCAAAGACATTGGACTCTTTTGTTAGATCAAATTCTTGTGGTTTAGGGTTGAAAAGGTGTGGTAGTGTTTAG